A DNA window from Polynucleobacter sp. AP-Titi-500A-B4 contains the following coding sequences:
- a CDS encoding MFS transporter, translated as MTSKHPLLNKNLVLLILCQGLFLTNNVTFIAINGLVGLSLAPASWMATLPVMGYVVGAAFSTSIVAKSQNRFGRKISFQLGLLVAVLSALLCAYAAVSRNFWLLVTGTFIAGYYSANGQLYRFAAAELTETSQRDKAVSWVLAGGILGAVIGPNLASWTRNLFDTAFLGAYLTLSIAGLIGIVVMQFIHFPAEFKTQHALSDGRPLKTILQQPVFMVAVIGAALGYGVMNLLMAATPLAMQICGLPFSDTALVLEWHVIGMFAPGFFTGTLIQRFGALKIMGLGVILNFICILIALTGADLHQFLIALFLLGVGWNFLFTGSTSLAMTAYKPNERDKAQASINFFVFGTMAFTSFGSGALVTSQGWNILNMGSLIPVIITALALLWLSAQNKKQSIA; from the coding sequence ATGACTAGCAAGCACCCCTTACTCAATAAAAACCTCGTCTTGCTGATTCTTTGCCAGGGTCTATTCCTGACTAATAACGTCACCTTTATTGCCATTAATGGTCTCGTAGGGTTGAGCTTAGCCCCGGCCAGTTGGATGGCCACCCTACCCGTTATGGGCTATGTTGTTGGTGCGGCCTTTTCTACCTCTATCGTTGCAAAATCTCAAAACCGTTTTGGTAGAAAGATTTCTTTCCAGTTGGGATTGCTAGTAGCGGTCTTATCCGCCTTGTTATGCGCCTATGCAGCTGTGAGTCGAAACTTCTGGCTCCTCGTGACGGGCACTTTTATTGCCGGCTACTACAGCGCCAATGGTCAGCTTTACCGTTTTGCAGCAGCAGAGTTGACTGAGACAAGTCAACGCGACAAAGCAGTATCTTGGGTTTTGGCTGGCGGTATCTTGGGGGCGGTGATTGGACCCAATCTTGCCTCCTGGACGCGCAACCTGTTTGACACTGCTTTTTTGGGTGCCTACCTCACACTTTCGATCGCTGGCTTAATCGGAATCGTGGTGATGCAATTCATTCACTTCCCTGCAGAATTCAAAACGCAACATGCCCTTTCGGATGGGCGCCCCCTAAAGACGATTCTCCAACAGCCCGTGTTCATGGTTGCGGTCATTGGTGCAGCGCTCGGTTACGGCGTGATGAATTTATTGATGGCGGCTACACCATTGGCCATGCAAATTTGCGGTCTACCGTTTTCTGACACGGCATTGGTATTGGAGTGGCATGTCATCGGGATGTTTGCCCCAGGATTTTTTACGGGCACTTTGATTCAACGTTTTGGCGCCCTCAAAATTATGGGGCTTGGAGTTATCCTAAACTTTATCTGCATCCTGATTGCCTTAACGGGAGCAGATCTGCATCAATTTTTAATCGCCCTTTTCCTGCTCGGCGTTGGCTGGAACTTTTTATTTACTGGCTCAACCTCTTTGGCAATGACGGCCTACAAACCCAATGAGCGAGACAAAGCACAAGCATCGATTAACTTCTTTGTCTTTGGGACGATGGCCTTTACTTCTTTTGGATCAGGCGCCCTTGTCACCTCTCAGGGGTGGAATATCCTCAATATGGGCTCACTCATTCCAGTCATCATTACTGCACTTGCGCTTCTGTGGCTTTCAGCCCAGAACAAGAAGCAATCGATCGCTTAA
- a CDS encoding FKBP-type peptidyl-prolyl cis-trans isomerase, with protein sequence MTELKKIDTVVGDGKEATAGNHVDVHYTGWLYDENAPGHKGQKFDSSLDRGQLFSFPLGAGHVIKGWDQGVAGMKVGGKRTLIIPSEMGYGARGAGGVIPPNATLVFDVELHGVN encoded by the coding sequence ATGACCGAACTCAAAAAAATCGATACCGTAGTTGGCGACGGCAAAGAAGCTACTGCTGGCAACCACGTTGATGTGCATTACACCGGCTGGCTCTATGACGAGAATGCCCCAGGCCATAAGGGTCAGAAATTTGATAGCTCACTCGATCGCGGCCAGCTCTTTAGCTTTCCTCTGGGGGCAGGTCATGTCATTAAAGGCTGGGACCAGGGTGTTGCTGGTATGAAGGTTGGTGGCAAGCGCACCTTAATCATCCCTTCTGAGATGGGTTATGGCGCAAGAGGTGCAGGCGGTGTGATTCCGCCCAATGCAACACTGGTATTTGATGTGGAATTGCATGGAGTGAATTAA
- a CDS encoding DUF6352 family protein, giving the protein MSNYWPNSAYQTLLPSPDGQLLVTDDFLRTYLQRPELSLVPESCAAEKALHQRLAESPRASITEQEIAAMADEDIQENYRVWLRYRARLLAASSLEGFYMSLFKGDGVDVPPLFVIQLAQIFVRHILGEAAHPLEVRMAEIFFRTQKITVLEDSIVMAADEEVVARNAQAGESGNIMDLLKGKSMLTKSADLDVLYEDNASEYWARNEDFDFAIQLNFGHEPINHFCRVLEKWIKHFLGVAVRITPMQQISDPKWSWHVGLDAAATDILNKLYNKELLEADELEKVICLFRLDFIDEAAVTKVQQGKPVYLAIAMNDQQQLKLKPQNLLFNLPLARVS; this is encoded by the coding sequence ATGAGTAATTACTGGCCCAATTCTGCATATCAAACATTGTTACCAAGCCCTGATGGGCAATTATTGGTAACAGATGATTTTTTGCGGACGTATTTGCAAAGACCTGAGCTGAGCCTCGTGCCCGAATCCTGCGCTGCTGAAAAAGCGCTTCATCAGCGTCTTGCTGAAAGCCCTCGGGCAAGCATTACTGAGCAAGAGATTGCCGCAATGGCTGATGAGGACATCCAGGAAAACTATCGAGTCTGGTTGCGTTATCGAGCACGTCTACTTGCAGCAAGTTCTTTAGAAGGCTTTTACATGAGCTTGTTTAAGGGTGATGGTGTAGATGTGCCGCCCTTATTTGTGATACAGCTCGCGCAGATCTTTGTTCGTCATATCCTGGGTGAAGCGGCGCATCCATTAGAAGTGCGTATGGCCGAGATCTTTTTTAGAACTCAAAAAATCACCGTTCTAGAAGACAGTATTGTCATGGCCGCCGATGAAGAGGTTGTCGCTCGTAATGCACAGGCTGGCGAGTCCGGAAATATCATGGACTTGCTTAAAGGTAAATCGATGCTGACCAAATCAGCAGATCTAGATGTCTTATACGAAGACAATGCCAGTGAATATTGGGCGCGCAATGAAGATTTTGATTTTGCTATTCAACTCAATTTTGGTCATGAGCCTATCAATCATTTTTGTCGCGTACTAGAAAAGTGGATTAAACACTTTTTAGGCGTAGCTGTCCGCATTACCCCCATGCAGCAAATTAGCGATCCTAAATGGTCCTGGCATGTGGGCTTAGATGCAGCGGCAACCGATATATTGAATAAGCTTTACAACAAAGAGCTGCTAGAGGCAGACGAGCTTGAGAAAGTCATTTGTCTATTTCGTTTGGACTTTATTGATGAGGCAGCGGTCACTAAGGTGCAGCAAGGCAAGCCAGTTTATCTAGCGATCGCGATGAATGATCAACAGCAATTAAAGCTCAAGCCGCAAAACTTGCTATTTAACTTGCCGCTAGCAAGAGTTTCTTAA